The Streptomyces sp. B3I8 nucleotide sequence GCCCACGACCTCGTCGCCCAGTTCACCGATCCACCCAGCGGGAGCGAGTACGTCAGCGGCTGGGACCCGCACTGGTGGGGCCGCTACCCCGGCTGGTGACCCGCGGGACCCGGCACAGGCACGGCACCGACCTGGATCTCGGCCCGGCACAGGCCCCGTACCGGCGCGACGTCAGGCGTCCCCGCCCCGTCGCGTCGGCCGGGCCCGTACGTGCATCCGCTCGCCCTGGGGGCCGAACAGGCTCAGGAACTCTGTCGGCCCCTCCCCCGTCGAGCCGAACCAGTGCGGCACGCGCGTGTCGAACTCCGCCGCCTCACCGGGGCCCAGCACCACGTCGTGGTCGCCGAGCACGAGCCGCAGCTTCCCCGACATGACGTACAGCCATTCGTAACCCTCGTGGGTGCGCGGGTGGGGTTCGCAGGCACGCTGCGGTTCCAGCACCTTGAACGCCTGCAGCCCGCCGGGCTGGCGGGTGAGCGGCCAGTACGTGCGGCCGAACCGGGCGATCGGCTCCGACCGTACCCGGGGGTCCCCCACCTTCGGGGCGCCCACCAGTTCGTCCAGCGGCACCTGGTGCGCGCGGGCGATCGGCAGCAGCAGTTCCAGGGAGGGCCTGCGGAGCCCGGACTCCAGCCGGGACAGTGTGCTCACCGAGATGCCGGTCGCCTCCGACAGCGCGGCGAGCGTGGCGCCGCGCTCCTTGCGGATCCGCCGCAACCGGGGGCCCACCTCGGCGAGGACCTCGTCCGTGTCGCCGTCACCGCTTGCGGGAGTTTCGTCCCGCGCATCGTCGCTCATCGCTTCATTGCAGGTTCGGCAAGTTCGTTTGTCAATACGGAGGGGTTCGGTGAGGCTGCCCGTGGAGGTGGTCACCATGACCGACACGCACACCGACAACCACATCGACCGACCCACCGACAGCTACGAGGTCCTCGTCGTCGGGGGCGGCGCGGCCGGGCTCTCCGCCGGGCTGGTCCTCGGCCGGGCCCGGCGCAGGACGCTCGTCGTGGACGCGGGCGAACCGCGCAACGCGCCCGCCGCGCACATGCAGGGCTACCTGTCCCGGGACGGCATGCCGCCGGCCGAGCTCCTGGCCGTGGGCCGCGAGGAGATCGCCCGGTACGGGACGGTCGAGCTGGTCCAGGACCGGGTCGTCGACCTGACCCGGGACGGGGCGGACGGGACAAGCCCCCTCGGCTTCACCGCCGCCCTGGCCGGCGGGCGGACGGTCCGTGCTCGGCGGGTCGTCGTGGCGACGGGGCTGAAGGACGAGCTGCCGTCCGTGCCCGGTGTCGCCGAGCGCTGGGCACGGGACGTCATCCACTGCCCGTACTGCCACGGCTGGGAGGTGCGCGACGAGGCGTTCGGAGTGCTGGCCACCTCCCCGATGAGCGTCCACCAGGCCCTGCTGGTCAGCCACTGGTCCAAGGACACCACGCTCTTCCTGAACGCCGTGGCCGAGGAGGACCTCTCCGACGACGAGCTGCGCAGGCTCGCCGCGGCGGGCGTGGACGTCGTCCCGGGCGAGGTCGCGGAGCTGGTGGTCGAGGAGGACCGGATCACCGGCGTACGGCTGGCGGACGGCTCGGTGCACGCCCGTTCCGTGGTCTTCGTCGCGCCCCGCATGGTGCCGCGCACGGGGCTGCTGGAGAAGCTGGGCGCCGAGCTGCGGGAGACCCCGATGGGCTCCTGTCCGGTGGTGGACGAGACGGGGCGTACGACGGTGCCGGGGGTGTGGGCCGCGGGGAACGCGACCCTCGTCGCGCAGCAGGTGATCAACGCGGCGAGCACGGGGTACACGGCGGCGGCCGCCGTCAACGGCGAGCTGGTCTTCGAGGACATCGACGCCCGGGTCGGGGTGGCACGGGACGGGGCGGCGTAGACCGGGGTGGCTCGGACCGGGACGGGCGATCCGGACGGGACCGGCGCGAAGGTGTGGACCCCCTGCTCCCGGTGCACCATGGCTGCATGCTGCTGCACCGGCTCGCCCGTGTGTCCCGGGAGGTCGCGGCCACCTCGTCGCGCTCCCGCAAGGCCGCCCTGCTCGCCGAGCTGTTCCGGGCGGCCGACCCCGAGGATGTGCCTGTCGTCATCCCCTACCTCGCGGGCCGGCTGCCACAGGGGCGCCTCGGCATCGGCTGGAAGCTGCTCGGCACCCCCGTGTCCCCGGCCGCCGAGCCCACGCTGACCGTGCGCGAGGTGGACGCCCGGCTGACCGCGATCGGCGCCGTCACCGGCACCGGTTCGCAGACCGCGCGCGGCCGCCTGCTGGGCGCGTTGATGGCAGCGGCCACCGAGGAGGAGCAGCGGTTCCTGGTCGGCCTGCTCACCGGTGAGGTGCGGCAGGGCGCGCTGGACGCGCTCGCGGCGGAGGGGCTGGCCGGTGCCACCGGCGCGGCACCGGCGGATGTACGGCGGGCGGTGATGCTGGCCGGTGCGCTGGAGCCGGTGGCGCGGGCGCTGCTCGCGGACGGACCGGCGGCGCTGGAGGCGTTCCGGCTCACCGTCGGCCGCCCGGTGCTGCCGATGCTCGCACACACCGCCTCCTCGGTCACCGCGGCGGTGGAGAAGCTGGGCGCCTGCGCGGTGGAGGAGAAACTGGACGGCATCCGGGTCCAGGTGCACCGGGACGGCGGCACGGTGCGCG carries:
- a CDS encoding helix-turn-helix domain-containing protein, whose product is MSDDARDETPASGDGDTDEVLAEVGPRLRRIRKERGATLAALSEATGISVSTLSRLESGLRRPSLELLLPIARAHQVPLDELVGAPKVGDPRVRSEPIARFGRTYWPLTRQPGGLQAFKVLEPQRACEPHPRTHEGYEWLYVMSGKLRLVLGDHDVVLGPGEAAEFDTRVPHWFGSTGEGPTEFLSLFGPQGERMHVRARPTRRGGDA
- a CDS encoding NAD(P)/FAD-dependent oxidoreductase, whose amino-acid sequence is MTDTHTDNHIDRPTDSYEVLVVGGGAAGLSAGLVLGRARRRTLVVDAGEPRNAPAAHMQGYLSRDGMPPAELLAVGREEIARYGTVELVQDRVVDLTRDGADGTSPLGFTAALAGGRTVRARRVVVATGLKDELPSVPGVAERWARDVIHCPYCHGWEVRDEAFGVLATSPMSVHQALLVSHWSKDTTLFLNAVAEEDLSDDELRRLAAAGVDVVPGEVAELVVEEDRITGVRLADGSVHARSVVFVAPRMVPRTGLLEKLGAELRETPMGSCPVVDETGRTTVPGVWAAGNATLVAQQVINAASTGYTAAAAVNGELVFEDIDARVGVARDGAA